In Citrus sinensis cultivar Valencia sweet orange chromosome 4, DVS_A1.0, whole genome shotgun sequence, one DNA window encodes the following:
- the LOC102611906 gene encoding AP-2 complex subunit mu: MPVAASAIYFLNLRGDVLINRLYRDDVGGNMVDAFRTHIMQTKELGTCPVRQIGGCSFFYMRISNVYIVIVVSSNANVACAFKFVVEAVALFKSYFGGAFDEDAIRNNFVLIYELLDEIMDFGYPQNLSPEILKLYITQEGVRSPFSSKPTDRPVPNATLQVTGAVGWRREGLVYKKNEVFLDIVESVNLLMSSKGSVLRCDVTGKILMKCFLSGMPDLKLGLNDKIGLEKESQLKSRPTKSGKTIELDDVTFHQCVNLTRFNSEKTVSFVPPDGEFELMKYRITEGVNLPFRVLPTIKELGRTRMEVNVKIKSVFGAKMFALGVVIKIPVPKQTAKTSFQVTSGRAKYNASIDCLVWKIRKFPGQTEPTMSAEVELISTMAEKKSWTRPPIQMEFQVPMFTASGLRVRFLKVWEKSGYNTVEWVRYITKAGSYEIRC, from the exons ATGCCGGTGGCTGCTTCTGCTATCTACTTCTTAAATCTTCGTGGCGATGTCCTCATCAATCGTCTCTATCGCGACGATGTCGG gggAAATATGGTGGATGCATTTCGAACGCATATTATGCAAACAAAAGAATTAGGGACGTGTCCGGTGCGCCAGATCGGAGGCTGCTCTTTCTTTTACATGAGAATCAGCAATGTTTacattgttattgttgttagCAGCAACGCTAATGTCGCTTGCGCATTTAAGTTTGTTGTCGAg GCAGTTGCTCtgtttaaatcttattttggTGGTGCTTTCGATGAAGATGCTATTCGGAATAATTTTGTTCTGATTTATGAGCTGTTGGATG AAATCATGGACTTTGGTTACCCGCAGAATCTCTCTCCTGAGATTTTAAAGCTTTATATCACTCAAGAAGGGGTGCGGTCACCATTTTCATCCAAG CCTACAGATAGACCTGTCCCTAATGCAACTTTACAAGTTACGGGTGCAGTTGGTTGGCGTAGAGAGGGACTTgtttacaagaaaaatgag GTCTTTCTTGATATTGTGGAAAGTGTAAATCTTCTGATGTCTTCAAAAG GTAGTGTTCTACGTTGTGATGTAACGGGGAAGATTCTTATGAAATGCTTCCTCTCGGGAATGCCTGATTTGAAGTTAGGtttaaatgacaaaattgGCCTTGAGAAGGAGTCACAGCTGAAATCACGTCCTACTAAGAG TGGTAAAACAATTGAGCTTGATGATGTTACTTTCCATCAATGTGTAAACTTGACAAGGTTTAACTCAGAGAAGACAGTGAGTTTTGTGCCACCAGATGGTGAATTTGAATTGATGAA gTATCGTATCACCGAGGGTGTAAATCTTCCATTCCGTGTCTTGCCAACTATTAAGGAACTTGGTCGAACACGTATGGAAGTAAATGTTAAG ATAAAGAGTGTCTTTGGTGCAAAAATGTTTGCGCTTGGGGTTGTCATCAAAATTCCTGTACCAAAACAGACGGCAAAGACAAGTTTCCAAGTGACATCAGGCCGGGCAAAGTACAATGCTTCAATTGATTGCTTGGTTTGGAA GATAAGAAAATTTCCAGGACAAACTGAGCCAACCATGAGTGCAGAGGTTGAGTTGATTTCCACAATGGCCGAAAAGAAATCGTGGACAAGGCCACCAATTCAGATGGAGTTTCAG